In Bos indicus x Bos taurus breed Angus x Brahman F1 hybrid chromosome 23, Bos_hybrid_MaternalHap_v2.0, whole genome shotgun sequence, a single genomic region encodes these proteins:
- the ELOVL5 gene encoding elongation of very long chain fatty acids protein 5, which translates to MEHFDASLSTYFRAWLGPRDTRVEGWFLLDNYVPTLVCSILYLLIVWLGPKYMKTRQPFSCRGILVVYNLGLTLLSLYMFCELVTGVWEGQYNFFCQGTRSGGEADMKIIRVLWWYYFSKLIEFMDTFFFILRKNNHQITVLHVYHHASMLNIWWFVMNWVPCGHSYFGATLNSFIHVLMYSYYGLSSIPSMRPYLWWKKYITQGQLLQFVLTIIQTSCGVIWPCTFPLGWLYFQIGYMISLITLFTNFYIQTYNKKGVSRRREHQKDHQNGSVAAVNGHISSFSSLENNVKPRKQRKD; encoded by the exons ATACTCGAGTAGAAGGATGGTTTCTTCTGGACAATTACGTCCCCACTTTGGTCTGTTCCATCCTGTACTTGCTAATCGTGTGGCTGGGACCAAAATATATGAAGACTAGGCAACCGTTCTCCTGCCGGGGGATTTTAGTGGTGTACAACCTCGGACTCACTCTGCTGTCTCTCTATATGTTCTGTGAG tTAGTGACGGGAGTATGGGAAGGCCAGTACAACTTCTTCTGTCAGGGCACACGCAGTGGAGGAGAAGCGGACATGAAG ATCATCCGCGTCCTATGGTGGTACTACTTCTCCAAGCTCATCGAGTTCATGGACACCTTCTTCTTCATCCTCCGCAAGAACAACCACCAGATCACGGTCCTGCATGTGTATCACCACGCCAGCATGCTCAACATCTGGTGGTTCGTGATGAACTGGGTCCCCTGCGGCCACT CTTACTTTGGCGCCACACTTAACAGCTTCATCCACGTCCTCATGTACTCGTACTACGGCCTGTCGTCCATCCCGTCCATGCGGCCGTACCTCTGGTGGAAGAAGTACATCACGCAGGGCCAGCTG cttCAGTTTGTGCTGACCATCATCCAGACCAGCTGTGGGGTCATCTGGCCGTGTACCTTCCCTCTCGGTTGGTTGTATTTCCAGATTGGATACATGATTTCTCTGATCACCCTCTTCACAAACTTCTACATTCAG ACCTACAACAAGAAGGGGGTCTCCCGGAGGAGAGAGCACCAAAAGGACCACCAGAACGGCTCCGTGGCCGCCGTGAACGGCCACATCAGCAgcttttcttccctggagaacaaTGTGAAGCCGAGGAAGCAGCGGAAGGACTGA